Proteins co-encoded in one Armatimonadota bacterium genomic window:
- a CDS encoding VOC family protein encodes MSASMSDASAARTPRRIVRLGHVALCVPDLSCAVDFYTRVVRLAVAEEGEGRVYLRGQFEHHCLELHAAERADVLHFGWETDSDEATGALRAQLASRGVPVREAPAEPGRLGVAFQFQDSLGMWNEVYRATARLPVLVPAGPAPRLRLAHVTRMSPSPDDDLAFFRAIGFRVSDWVPGVQAFLRCAAEHHAVGFLKYDRPLLHHHAYDVGDWNGIKAVMDWLAAQGWPVEVGPVRHAAGNNIAVYVRDPHGVRVEFFCEMETIADDEDHDARRQPVIFDLWRQSPPPPGFRE; translated from the coding sequence ATGAGCGCGTCGATGTCCGATGCCAGCGCCGCCCGCACGCCCCGCCGCATCGTGCGCCTGGGCCACGTGGCGCTGTGCGTGCCCGACCTCTCCTGCGCCGTGGACTTCTACACGCGCGTCGTCCGGCTGGCGGTCGCCGAGGAGGGCGAGGGGCGCGTCTACCTCCGCGGGCAGTTCGAACACCACTGCCTCGAGCTGCACGCTGCCGAGCGCGCGGACGTCCTGCACTTCGGCTGGGAGACCGACAGCGACGAGGCGACCGGCGCCTTGCGGGCTCAGCTGGCGTCCCGGGGCGTGCCCGTGCGCGAGGCGCCGGCGGAGCCTGGCCGGCTGGGCGTGGCCTTCCAGTTCCAGGACTCGCTCGGCATGTGGAACGAGGTCTACCGCGCCACCGCGCGGCTGCCGGTGCTGGTCCCCGCGGGGCCCGCACCGCGACTGCGCCTGGCGCACGTCACCCGCATGAGCCCCTCCCCTGACGACGACCTGGCCTTCTTCCGCGCCATCGGCTTCCGGGTCTCCGACTGGGTGCCCGGGGTGCAGGCCTTCCTGCGGTGCGCGGCCGAGCACCACGCCGTGGGGTTCCTCAAGTACGACCGGCCCCTGCTCCACCACCACGCCTACGACGTCGGCGACTGGAACGGCATCAAGGCCGTGATGGACTGGCTGGCCGCGCAGGGCTGGCCGGTGGAGGTGGGGCCGGTGCGGCACGCGGCCGGCAACAACATCGCCGTCTACGTGCGCGACCCACACGGCGTGCGCGTGGAGTTCTTCTGCGAGATGGAGACGATCGCCGACGACGAGGACCACGACGCGCGCCGCCAGCCCGTGATCTTCGACCTGTGGCGGCAGAGCCCGCCGCCGCCGGGATTTCGGGAATGA
- a CDS encoding LLM class flavin-dependent oxidoreductase produces MEQVGFALGYGKFTDVHEMARLMREAEERGFQMGFFSETIELMRDSVTALSAIGLATRRLVLGTTQIVRLRSPVVMAQTAASLDELTGGRMTIAPGACTRSHARVHALPEADPVQTLREWVEVIRLMLTGERISYDGTYVKLRNVGLGWTPPRRRIPIYIPATSRAGLRLAGEIGDGVVLNAVCSPEYTRNALRIVREAAQRAGRDLSTFVVAQIINVSVEDDHAAALDAIRWEVATKFDPVQLPFIAGPKMRVGELYIHAEDIPRFEAAYREGGMDALIRAIPDSYVEGMTASGTPDEVRRRVQAYRDAGVQIPLLRPAAAHQTQRVLDLFGE; encoded by the coding sequence ATGGAGCAGGTGGGGTTTGCGCTGGGGTACGGGAAGTTCACGGACGTGCACGAGATGGCGCGCCTGATGCGGGAGGCCGAGGAGCGCGGGTTCCAGATGGGCTTCTTCTCGGAGACCATCGAGCTGATGCGCGACTCGGTCACGGCGCTGTCGGCCATCGGGCTGGCCACGCGGCGCCTGGTGCTGGGCACCACGCAGATCGTGCGCCTGCGCAGTCCGGTGGTCATGGCCCAGACCGCGGCCAGCCTCGACGAGCTGACGGGCGGCCGCATGACCATCGCGCCGGGCGCCTGCACGCGCAGCCACGCCCGCGTCCACGCGCTGCCCGAGGCCGACCCCGTGCAGACGCTGCGGGAGTGGGTCGAGGTGATCCGGCTGATGCTCACCGGCGAGCGGATCTCCTACGACGGTACCTACGTGAAGCTGCGCAACGTGGGCCTGGGGTGGACGCCGCCCCGACGGAGGATTCCCATCTACATCCCGGCCACGAGCCGCGCCGGCCTGCGCCTGGCGGGCGAGATCGGCGACGGGGTCGTCCTGAACGCCGTCTGCTCGCCCGAGTACACCCGCAACGCCCTGCGCATCGTGCGGGAGGCCGCGCAGCGGGCCGGGCGCGACCTGTCGACGTTCGTCGTGGCCCAGATCATCAACGTCTCGGTGGAGGACGACCACGCGGCGGCCCTGGACGCCATCCGGTGGGAGGTGGCCACCAAGTTCGACCCCGTCCAGCTGCCCTTCATTGCCGGCCCCAAGATGCGGGTGGGCGAGCTCTACATCCACGCCGAGGACATCCCGCGCTTCGAGGCCGCCTACCGCGAGGGCGGGATGGACGCGCTGATCCGCGCCATCCCCGACTCGTACGTGGAGGGCATGACGGCCAGCGGCACGCCCGACGAGGTCCGCCGCCGCGTGCAGGCGTACCGCGACGCCGGCGTGCAGATCCCGCTGCTGCGGCCCGCCGCGGCCCACCAGACGCAGCGGGTGCTGGACCTCTTCGGGGAATAG
- a CDS encoding ABC transporter permease, protein MTREALGLLVGVLALWQVLASVGGLPGYLSSPADVVQEAAALMRTGELAVHSAVSLYRSLAGFALGAGLGLGLGLLAGAVRPVAGVTEPLVSLAYPVPKVAFLPVLMVWFGISDASKILLIALSCFFPCYIAALYGVRGVDPLWIWAAQNMGASRARIFVRVLVPGAAVQIFSGLRVALALAFILVLASELVGSSNRLGLGFLLVSADASGRTALMFAALVAIGVLGFGADRLLSHLRRRLLAGYLLAEETPRG, encoded by the coding sequence GTGACCCGCGAGGCGCTGGGACTGCTGGTCGGTGTGCTGGCGCTCTGGCAGGTCCTGGCGAGCGTCGGGGGGCTGCCCGGCTATCTCTCCAGCCCGGCCGACGTCGTGCAGGAGGCGGCGGCGCTGATGCGCACGGGCGAGCTGGCCGTCCACAGCGCCGTCAGCCTCTACCGGTCGCTGGCCGGGTTCGCGCTGGGCGCCGGGCTGGGGCTGGGGCTTGGCCTGCTGGCCGGGGCCGTGCGGCCGGTGGCCGGGGTCACCGAGCCCCTGGTGTCTCTGGCGTACCCGGTGCCGAAGGTGGCGTTCCTGCCGGTGCTCATGGTCTGGTTCGGCATCAGCGACGCCTCCAAGATCCTGCTGATCGCCCTCTCGTGCTTCTTCCCCTGCTACATCGCGGCCCTCTACGGGGTGCGTGGGGTGGACCCGCTGTGGATCTGGGCGGCCCAGAACATGGGGGCGAGCCGGGCCCGGATCTTCGTGCGGGTGCTGGTGCCCGGTGCTGCGGTGCAGATCTTCAGCGGCCTGCGCGTGGCGCTGGCGCTGGCGTTCATCCTGGTGCTGGCCTCCGAGCTGGTCGGTTCGTCCAACCGGCTCGGGCTGGGGTTCTTGCTCGTCAGCGCCGACGCCAGCGGTCGCACCGCGCTGATGTTCGCCGCGCTGGTGGCGATCGGGGTGCTGGGCTTTGGGGCCGACCGGCTGCTGTCGCACCTGCGGCGGCGGCTGCTGGCCGGTTACCTGCTGGCGGAGGAGACGCCGCGTGGATAG
- a CDS encoding ABC transporter ATP-binding protein: MSVEPSPVPSSAGASPLVDVRGLSKVFVRGSRRVAALEDLSLQVAAGEFVTIVGPSGCGKSTFLHLLGGFVPPSTGVMRIAGREVRGPGPDRGVMFQELALFPWRTVLGNVTWGLEVQGRPRAERLAIAERYLSLVGLLAFKDAFPAELSGGMKQRVALARVLAFDPAVLLMDEPFGALDAQTRELMQEELQRIWLETGKTILFVTHDVEEAVYLGDRVVVFSARPGRIKAEVAVRLPRPRRLEIKKSQAFLDRRNQVWDLLREEVLKLRDVTEGRR, translated from the coding sequence ATGTCCGTCGAGCCCTCGCCCGTTCCCTCGTCCGCGGGCGCCAGTCCCCTGGTGGACGTGCGGGGGCTGTCCAAGGTCTTCGTCCGCGGTTCGCGGCGTGTCGCAGCGCTGGAGGACCTGTCGCTCCAGGTCGCCGCCGGCGAGTTCGTCACGATCGTCGGGCCCAGCGGCTGTGGCAAGAGCACGTTCCTCCACCTGCTGGGGGGCTTCGTGCCGCCGAGCACCGGGGTCATGCGCATCGCCGGCCGGGAGGTGCGCGGTCCGGGCCCCGACCGCGGCGTGATGTTCCAGGAGCTGGCGCTGTTTCCGTGGCGGACGGTGCTCGGCAACGTCACCTGGGGCCTGGAGGTCCAGGGGCGGCCCCGCGCGGAGCGGCTGGCGATCGCCGAGCGCTACCTCAGCCTGGTGGGGTTGCTGGCGTTCAAGGATGCGTTCCCGGCGGAGCTGTCGGGTGGCATGAAGCAGCGGGTGGCCCTGGCGCGCGTGCTCGCGTTCGACCCCGCGGTGCTGTTGATGGACGAGCCCTTCGGCGCCCTCGACGCCCAGACCCGCGAGCTGATGCAGGAGGAGCTCCAGCGGATCTGGCTGGAGACCGGGAAGACCATCCTCTTCGTCACCCACGACGTCGAGGAAGCGGTCTACCTGGGCGACCGCGTGGTGGTCTTCTCGGCGCGGCCCGGGCGCATCAAGGCCGAGGTGGCCGTGCGTCTGCCGCGGCCGCGCCGGCTCGAGATCAAGAAGAGCCAGGCGTTCCTCGACCGCCGCAATCAGGTGTGGGACCTGCTGCGCGAGGAAGTGCTCAAGCTCCGCGACGTCACGGAGGGACGCCGGTGA
- a CDS encoding dihydrodipicolinate synthase family protein gives MALPYRRHEAKAWARATMRGVCNVVMPTFTGDLRRLNPAAIRHDLRRSVECGFWGSLLASECGTTREEMAQFIEIAAATVPAGYHLVLHGSFDTLEDLLAMCRIAEDAGCSAVLLAYPLTFYPQSVDDLVAYTEAVSRGTNLAIILFAIGFWGFRRLHPSAFPPEALVRMAQLDTVVALKYECGHPGTGGMVEIQKRLGHLLVVTDPFEHNAPVWVDAYGMQWLGTSYYNYFGDRIPRLFRLMHAGRWEEAMALYWQLQPCREAYQALRATVSGASLVHRLAWKYMDWLNGFNGGPIRMPHMRLNAAQMRLLREGAVQSGLDVTTDPDDRFFVGRHPA, from the coding sequence ATGGCACTCCCCTACCGCCGTCACGAGGCCAAAGCCTGGGCCAGGGCCACCATGCGCGGCGTCTGCAACGTCGTCATGCCCACGTTCACCGGTGACCTGCGCCGGCTCAACCCCGCCGCGATCCGTCACGACCTCCGCCGGTCGGTGGAGTGCGGCTTCTGGGGGTCGCTGCTGGCCTCCGAGTGCGGCACCACCCGCGAGGAGATGGCGCAGTTCATCGAGATCGCCGCGGCGACGGTGCCGGCCGGCTACCACCTGGTCCTCCACGGCTCGTTCGACACCCTGGAGGACCTGCTCGCGATGTGCAGGATCGCCGAGGACGCCGGGTGCTCGGCGGTGCTGCTGGCGTACCCGCTCACGTTCTACCCGCAGAGCGTCGACGACCTCGTCGCCTACACCGAGGCGGTGAGCCGCGGCACGAACCTGGCCATCATCCTGTTCGCCATCGGCTTCTGGGGCTTCCGGCGTCTGCACCCCTCGGCGTTCCCGCCCGAGGCGCTGGTGCGCATGGCGCAGCTCGACACCGTCGTGGCCCTCAAGTACGAATGCGGCCACCCCGGCACGGGCGGCATGGTCGAGATCCAGAAGCGCCTGGGCCACCTCCTGGTGGTCACCGATCCGTTCGAGCACAACGCCCCGGTGTGGGTCGATGCGTACGGCATGCAGTGGCTGGGCACCAGCTACTACAACTACTTCGGGGACCGGATCCCCAGGCTGTTCCGGCTGATGCACGCGGGGCGGTGGGAGGAGGCGATGGCGCTCTACTGGCAGCTGCAGCCCTGCCGGGAGGCCTACCAGGCGCTGCGCGCCACTGTGAGCGGCGCGTCCCTGGTGCACCGGCTGGCGTGGAAGTACATGGACTGGCTGAACGGGTTCAACGGCGGGCCGATCCGCATGCCGCACATGCGGCTCAACGCCGCGCAGATGCGGCTGCTGCGCGAGGGGGCGGTCCAGTCCGGGCTGGACGTCACCACGGATCCCGATGACCGGTTCTTCGTGGGCCGGCATCCCGCCTGA
- a CDS encoding hydantoinase/oxoprolinase family protein, with product MRDATVAYRVGVDIGGTFTDLLLLGADGGTVIGKTLSTPADPSEAVEVGLRPLVEAGAIARGARGTLVHGTTLVTNALIERKGPLTALLTTAGFRDAIEIGREHRFDLYDLDLEAPRPLIPRYLRFDVPERIAADGTVLQPLDEAYVRRLAAELRAKGVRAVAVCYLHGFRYPQHERRTAELFAEVAPEIRVALGADVAPEIREYPRMSTTAANVYVQERVETYLHGLLRRLEGLGAACEVFVMLSSGGVATVETATRFPVRLLESGPAAGALAAAYLGRRAGVSDLLSFDMGGTTAKLCAVVGGRPLKVHEFEVDRVHRFRRGSGLPVKIPVIDMIEIGAGGGSIARVSAVGTLKVGPDSAGAEPGPACYGRGGQEPTVTDADLVLGYLNPDYFLGGRMRLDVEAARRALARVARPLGLRLEEAAWGIHQIVNENMANAARAHLAERGADPRRMPLFAFGGAGPVHAYHLATILRLPAIIVPLGAGVGSTIGLLAAPLAFDFARSAYGRLDALDWAQVNALLDEMAAEGRALLTRSGAPADAIAIERTAEMRYVGQGHEVAVPLPAGRLEARRAAALAEAFRAAYTARYGRPGPDVPLEVMNWRVTCSGPAPEVDLAVARPAAGHAQKGHRPAYFPEAGGFVPTPVFDRYALAPGAVLRGPAIVEERESTLVVGPRGRARVDARLNIVVELTDA from the coding sequence ATGAGGGACGCGACCGTGGCCTACCGCGTCGGGGTCGACATCGGCGGCACCTTCACCGACCTGTTGCTGCTGGGCGCCGACGGCGGCACGGTGATCGGCAAGACGCTGAGCACGCCGGCGGATCCCAGCGAGGCCGTGGAAGTGGGCCTGCGGCCCCTGGTGGAGGCTGGCGCCATCGCCCGGGGCGCGCGGGGGACCCTGGTGCACGGGACGACGCTGGTGACCAACGCCCTCATCGAGCGCAAGGGGCCCCTGACCGCCCTGCTGACCACCGCGGGGTTCCGCGACGCCATCGAGATCGGCCGGGAGCACCGCTTCGACCTCTACGACCTCGACCTGGAGGCGCCCCGCCCGCTGATCCCGCGCTACCTGCGCTTCGACGTGCCCGAGCGCATCGCAGCCGACGGCACGGTGCTGCAGCCCCTGGACGAGGCCTACGTGCGCCGGCTGGCCGCGGAGCTGCGCGCCAAAGGCGTGCGCGCCGTCGCCGTCTGCTACCTGCACGGGTTCCGCTACCCGCAGCACGAGCGCCGCACGGCCGAGCTCTTCGCCGAGGTGGCCCCCGAGATCCGGGTCGCGCTCGGCGCCGACGTCGCGCCGGAGATCCGCGAATACCCCCGCATGAGCACCACGGCGGCCAACGTCTACGTGCAGGAGCGCGTGGAGACGTACCTGCACGGCCTGCTGCGACGGCTGGAGGGGCTCGGCGCCGCGTGCGAGGTGTTCGTCATGCTCTCCAGCGGCGGCGTCGCCACCGTGGAGACCGCCACGCGCTTCCCGGTGCGGTTGCTGGAGTCGGGGCCGGCGGCCGGCGCCCTGGCCGCGGCCTACCTGGGCAGGCGCGCCGGCGTCAGCGATCTGCTCTCGTTCGACATGGGCGGGACCACCGCCAAGCTCTGCGCGGTCGTCGGCGGGCGGCCGCTCAAGGTCCACGAGTTCGAGGTGGACCGCGTCCACCGCTTCCGTCGCGGCAGCGGCCTGCCGGTGAAGATCCCCGTCATCGACATGATCGAGATCGGCGCGGGCGGCGGCAGCATCGCGCGCGTCTCGGCGGTCGGCACCCTCAAGGTGGGGCCCGACAGCGCCGGCGCCGAGCCCGGCCCCGCCTGCTACGGCCGCGGCGGCCAGGAGCCCACGGTGACCGACGCCGACCTGGTGCTCGGCTACCTGAACCCCGACTACTTCCTCGGGGGGCGGATGCGCCTCGACGTGGAGGCCGCGCGGCGCGCGCTGGCCCGCGTCGCGCGCCCGCTGGGCTTGCGCCTCGAGGAGGCGGCGTGGGGCATCCACCAGATCGTCAACGAGAACATGGCCAACGCCGCGCGCGCCCACCTGGCGGAGCGCGGCGCCGACCCACGCCGGATGCCGTTGTTCGCGTTTGGCGGGGCGGGGCCGGTCCACGCCTACCACCTGGCCACGATCCTGCGCCTGCCCGCGATCATCGTGCCGCTCGGCGCCGGGGTGGGCTCGACCATCGGGTTGCTGGCGGCGCCGCTCGCCTTCGACTTCGCGCGCAGCGCCTACGGCCGCCTCGACGCGCTGGACTGGGCCCAGGTCAACGCGCTGCTGGACGAGATGGCCGCCGAGGGACGGGCGCTGCTGACCCGGTCGGGCGCGCCGGCCGACGCCATCGCCATCGAGCGCACCGCCGAGATGCGCTACGTCGGCCAGGGCCACGAGGTGGCAGTACCGCTGCCCGCGGGCCGGCTGGAGGCACGCCGGGCCGCGGCGCTCGCCGAGGCGTTCCGGGCCGCTTACACGGCGCGCTACGGCCGGCCCGGCCCCGACGTGCCGCTGGAGGTCATGAACTGGCGTGTGACCTGCAGCGGCCCCGCGCCCGAGGTCGACCTGGCCGTGGCCCGCCCGGCGGCCGGCCACGCGCAGAAGGGGCACCGCCCGGCGTACTTCCCGGAGGCTGGCGGGTTCGTCCCGACCCCGGTCTTCGACCGATACGCGCTGGCACCGGGCGCGGTGCTGCGAGGTCCCGCGATCGTCGAGGAGCGCGAGTCCACGCTGGTCGTCGGCCCGCGGGGCCGCGCGCGGGTGGACGCGCGCCTGAACATCGTCGTGGAGCTCACCGATGCCTGA
- a CDS encoding ABC transporter permease yields the protein MAWIVAGRLARTVVVLLGTSVAVFVAMRLIPGDPAVIFAGEQATREQIEAARHAFGLDRPLWVQYGLFLRRALSGDLGTSTRTGRPVSEELMHRYPLTLVLGGAAIAFSVAVGVPLGIFAAIRSGRWPDRLSVAVALLGASAPTFLVGILLQLAVAVELGWLPVTGAYTWRHLILPAASLGVFPVAMITRLVRTGLLEVLAEDYVRTARAKGLPEQQVIVRHALRPALNTTLTVVGLQFGAMLGASVFAEAVFSWPGLGRYLIQAIGHRDYPVVQGAVLLFAATYVAVNFTVDIAYRWLDPRIR from the coding sequence ATGGCATGGATCGTAGCAGGCCGGCTGGCGCGTACCGTGGTGGTCCTCCTCGGCACCTCCGTGGCGGTGTTCGTTGCGATGCGCCTGATTCCGGGCGACCCAGCGGTGATCTTCGCCGGGGAGCAGGCCACGCGCGAGCAGATCGAAGCTGCGCGCCATGCCTTTGGGTTGGACCGGCCCTTGTGGGTGCAATATGGTCTGTTTCTCCGCCGCGCACTGTCGGGCGACCTGGGCACGTCGACCCGTACAGGGCGCCCAGTCAGCGAGGAGTTGATGCACCGCTACCCGCTGACGTTGGTGCTCGGCGGTGCAGCAATCGCGTTCAGCGTGGCCGTGGGGGTGCCTCTCGGCATCTTCGCTGCCATCCGATCGGGCCGTTGGCCCGATCGGCTCAGCGTGGCCGTCGCACTTCTTGGCGCGTCGGCGCCAACGTTCCTGGTAGGGATTCTGTTACAGCTCGCCGTGGCTGTGGAGTTGGGCTGGCTGCCGGTCACCGGCGCGTACACCTGGCGGCATCTCATTCTGCCCGCGGCGAGCCTTGGGGTGTTCCCGGTGGCGATGATCACCCGGTTGGTCCGGACAGGACTGCTGGAGGTGCTGGCCGAGGATTACGTGCGCACGGCACGAGCCAAGGGGCTGCCTGAACAGCAGGTGATCGTGCGCCATGCGTTGCGGCCCGCGCTGAACACTACGCTTACGGTCGTTGGGCTTCAGTTTGGCGCTATGTTGGGCGCGTCGGTGTTCGCCGAAGCCGTGTTCTCGTGGCCTGGTCTGGGCCGGTACCTCATTCAGGCGATCGGCCACCGTGACTACCCGGTGGTTCAGGGTGCGGTCCTGTTGTTCGCCGCGACCTACGTCGCGGTGAACTTCACGGTGGACATAGCTTACCGATGGTTGGATCCGCGGATCCGGTGA
- a CDS encoding GntR family transcriptional regulator, which translates to MASPGTFDRLRDRPTLAEIVAATLREQIAAGRLPMGSVLNQFALARELGVSRAVVREAFRHLAAAGALRLTPYQRAVVTPLEVDDLDDLWAVRTTLELLAVRRAARRPEAASRLRPLVEAMVREQQPEAWLDLDRRFHQEIATLAGNPLLPTLLDAVRMAIDRFLQTVAGPRPRIRSANMEHRAVVEALARGDAAEASTLIRVHIDRTRRFLARRLQRARRTASAPAVRAAAR; encoded by the coding sequence ATGGCATCGCCTGGCACGTTCGATCGGCTGCGCGACCGGCCGACCCTGGCCGAGATCGTGGCGGCCACCCTGCGCGAGCAGATCGCGGCAGGCCGTCTGCCCATGGGGAGCGTTTTGAACCAGTTCGCGCTGGCGCGGGAGCTGGGGGTGAGCCGTGCCGTGGTCCGCGAGGCGTTCCGGCACCTCGCTGCCGCCGGCGCCCTGCGCCTGACGCCCTACCAGCGCGCGGTGGTGACGCCCCTGGAGGTGGACGACCTGGACGACCTGTGGGCGGTGCGCACCACGCTGGAGCTGCTGGCGGTACGCCGTGCCGCGCGGCGGCCGGAGGCGGCCAGTCGGCTCCGCCCGCTGGTGGAGGCCATGGTGCGCGAGCAGCAGCCCGAGGCCTGGCTCGACCTCGATCGGCGCTTCCACCAGGAGATCGCCACGCTCGCGGGCAATCCGTTGCTGCCCACGCTGCTGGACGCCGTGCGGATGGCCATCGACCGGTTCCTCCAGACGGTGGCGGGCCCGCGCCCCCGCATCCGCTCGGCCAACATGGAACACCGGGCCGTGGTGGAGGCCCTCGCCCGGGGCGACGCCGCCGAGGCGTCCACGCTGATTCGCGTGCACATCGACCGCACCCGGCGCTTCCTGGCCCGCCGCCTGCAACGCGCCCGGCGGACGGCGTCCGCGCCCGCGGTGCGGGCCGCCGCGCGGTAG
- a CDS encoding ABC transporter permease encodes MTGSEGARGAVAASARAPRPTVVRRAVASAAPVVAVLALWEVVARSGLTNPRLVPDLGAIAGQLVLVLQSPQLGVHVGASLTRVMAGFGLAVVVGVPLGIAMSRLPACERAIEPLFALGYPVPRIALYPIFVFLFGIGHLSKIALVALECLYPIAISTYHGVRGVDRLYVWSAQNMGATRWQVVWKVMAPAAAPQVFTGFRIALPIAFIITILTEMVSSTEGLGWLILYASASLSQARVLASVAIVAVMGFAMDRALAALRNRLVFWEREVALVAIR; translated from the coding sequence GTGACCGGGAGCGAGGGCGCACGAGGGGCCGTCGCCGCCTCCGCCCGAGCTCCGCGTCCGACGGTGGTGCGGCGCGCGGTGGCGTCGGCTGCGCCCGTGGTTGCCGTGCTGGCGCTGTGGGAGGTGGTGGCACGGTCGGGCCTGACCAACCCCCGGCTCGTCCCCGACCTGGGGGCCATCGCCGGGCAGCTGGTCCTGGTGCTGCAGAGCCCGCAGCTGGGGGTGCACGTCGGGGCGTCGCTCACGCGGGTGATGGCGGGGTTTGGGCTCGCGGTGGTCGTCGGGGTACCCCTGGGGATCGCGATGAGCCGGCTGCCCGCGTGCGAGCGGGCCATCGAGCCGCTGTTCGCCCTCGGCTACCCGGTGCCCCGGATCGCGCTGTACCCTATCTTCGTCTTCCTGTTCGGTATCGGCCACCTGTCGAAGATCGCCCTCGTGGCGCTCGAGTGCCTCTACCCCATCGCCATCTCCACCTACCACGGCGTGCGCGGCGTCGACCGGCTCTACGTCTGGTCGGCACAGAACATGGGCGCCACCCGCTGGCAGGTCGTCTGGAAGGTGATGGCGCCGGCGGCGGCGCCGCAGGTGTTCACGGGGTTCCGGATCGCCCTGCCCATCGCCTTCATCATCACCATCCTGACCGAGATGGTCAGTTCCACCGAAGGGCTGGGGTGGTTGATCCTCTATGCGTCCGCGTCGCTGTCGCAGGCGCGGGTCCTCGCCAGCGTCGCGATCGTGGCGGTCATGGGCTTTGCGATGGATCGGGCCCTGGCCGCCCTGCGCAACCGGCTCGTCTTCTGGGAGCGGGAAGTCGCCCTCGTCGCGATCCGCTGA
- a CDS encoding hydantoinase B/oxoprolinase family protein, with protein MADRAVDPVTLEVVWNRLLAVVTEQQDALMRTAFSTVVRESQDLACGFFDPQGRMVAQSISGTPGHINAMATGMRHVLAAYPPETLGPGDVVITNDPWMTAGQVNDITIVTPVFRAGRLVGLFANTCHAVDIGGRVLSAQAREVYEEGLQLPVLKLYDRGRPNETLLALIRANVRLPDEVIGDLHAQAACNDTGARALLELMDEFGLADLDGVADEILRRSEAAVRAAIRALPDGEWTSETWGDGFDEPIVIRCRVRIAGDEIFIDFAGSSPQSPRGINVVLNYTRAYASFALKAAVYPEVPHNDGGFRPVHVSAPPGCILNAIPPAPVASRHAIGHMLPTAIFAALADALPGRLLAPGADAIWLTVWQGEAPPFTFTMFQVGGTGARPTKDGLSAMGFPSGVAGVPAEVVESLTPLVLRHRALRPDSGGAGRWRGGLGQLTAFANRAGGRWSVSGIVDRTRFPAPGLRGGRAGAPGEVRLDDGTRPNPKALIELAPHQVVHVDTPGGGGYGDPFAREPERVLHDVIYGYVTPEGAARDYGVVVRFTGRPDELVRLPAQWEIDAAATAALRARRAAGSGVGRQ; from the coding sequence ATGGCTGACCGCGCCGTCGACCCCGTGACCCTCGAGGTCGTCTGGAACCGCCTGCTGGCCGTGGTGACCGAGCAGCAGGACGCGCTGATGCGCACCGCGTTTTCGACGGTGGTGCGCGAGAGCCAGGACCTGGCCTGCGGCTTCTTCGACCCGCAGGGGCGCATGGTGGCCCAATCCATCAGCGGGACCCCCGGGCACATCAACGCCATGGCCACGGGCATGCGGCACGTGCTGGCGGCCTACCCGCCCGAGACGCTCGGGCCGGGCGACGTCGTGATCACCAACGACCCGTGGATGACCGCCGGACAGGTGAACGACATCACGATCGTCACCCCCGTGTTCCGCGCGGGCCGGCTGGTGGGTCTGTTCGCCAACACCTGTCACGCCGTCGACATCGGCGGCCGGGTGCTGTCGGCGCAGGCCCGCGAGGTGTACGAGGAAGGGCTCCAGCTGCCGGTGCTCAAACTCTACGACCGCGGGCGCCCCAACGAGACCCTGCTGGCGCTCATCCGCGCCAACGTGCGCCTGCCGGACGAGGTCATCGGCGACCTGCACGCCCAGGCGGCGTGCAACGACACCGGGGCCCGCGCCCTGCTGGAGCTCATGGACGAGTTCGGGCTGGCCGACCTCGACGGCGTCGCCGACGAGATCCTGCGTCGCTCGGAGGCCGCGGTGCGTGCCGCCATCCGCGCGCTGCCCGACGGCGAGTGGACCAGCGAGACCTGGGGTGACGGCTTCGACGAGCCCATCGTGATCCGCTGCCGGGTGCGCATCGCCGGCGACGAGATCTTCATCGACTTCGCGGGGTCGTCGCCACAGAGCCCGCGGGGGATCAACGTGGTGCTGAACTACACCCGCGCCTACGCCTCGTTCGCCCTGAAGGCGGCCGTCTACCCCGAGGTGCCCCACAACGACGGCGGCTTCCGGCCGGTGCACGTCAGCGCGCCGCCGGGCTGCATCCTCAACGCCATCCCGCCGGCGCCCGTGGCCAGCCGGCACGCCATCGGGCACATGCTGCCCACGGCGATCTTCGCCGCGCTGGCCGATGCGCTCCCCGGGCGTCTGTTGGCCCCCGGCGCCGACGCGATCTGGCTCACGGTCTGGCAGGGCGAGGCGCCCCCCTTCACGTTCACGATGTTCCAGGTGGGCGGCACCGGCGCGCGGCCCACAAAAGACGGGCTGAGCGCCATGGGCTTCCCCAGCGGCGTGGCCGGGGTGCCCGCCGAGGTGGTGGAGAGCCTGACGCCGTTGGTGCTCCGCCACCGCGCGCTGCGCCCCGACTCCGGCGGCGCCGGCCGCTGGCGGGGCGGGTTGGGGCAGCTCACCGCGTTCGCCAACCGCGCCGGCGGACGGTGGAGCGTCTCGGGCATCGTCGACCGCACGCGCTTCCCGGCCCCGGGCCTGCGGGGCGGGCGTGCGGGCGCGCCGGGCGAGGTGCGGCTCGACGACGGCACCCGGCCCAACCCCAAGGCGCTGATCGAGCTGGCGCCCCACCAGGTGGTGCACGTCGACACGCCCGGCGGGGGCGGCTACGGCGACCCGTTCGCGCGCGAGCCCGAGCGCGTGCTGCACGACGTGATCTACGGCTACGTGACCCCCGAGGGCGCTGCGCGCGACTACGGCGTGGTGGTGCGGTTCACCGGGCGGCCCGACGAGCTGGTGCGGCTGCCCGCGCAGTGGGAGATCGATGCGGCGGCGACGGCGGCGCTGCGGGCACGGCGGGCCGCCGGCAGCGGGGTGGGACGGCAGTGA